The DNA sequence aatggtgaagtggtagtatgagtaatagataaactatcttgtccaggaatacagtttatcttgggtaatgatatacctggatcgcagatgggagtgatgcctactgtggttaaaaagccagtggaaaatcagacaactgaagtgttgaaggacgaatatcctggggtttttccggattgtgtagtaacaaggtcgcaaagtcacaggttaagacaagaggagaaatcagagtgaagatgaagttgaagtgcaattatcagaaattatttttgatcagatggttgaaaaagaacaagaacaggtggaagatgaggtggatatttttagttcaggaaaattggcagagttacaaagaacaaagaacaaagaacaaagaaatgtacagcacaggaacaggcccttcggccctccaagcctgtgccgaccatactgcccgactaaactacaatcttctacacttcctgggtccgtatccttctattcccatcctattcatatatttgtcaagatgccccttaaatgtccctatcgtccctgcctccactacctcctccggtagtgagttccaggcacccactaccctctgcgtaaaaaacttgcctcgtacatctactctaaactttgcccctctcaccttaaacctatgccccctagtaattgcccctctaccctggggaaaagcctctgactatccactctgtctatgcccctcataattttgtatacctctatcaggtcgcccctcaacctccttcgttccagtgagaacaaaccgagtttattcaatcgctcctcatagcttatgccctccataccaggcaacattctggtaaatctcttctgcaccctctctaaagcctccacatccttctggtagtgtggcgaccagaattgaacactatactccaagtgtggcctaactaaggttctatacagctgcaacatgacttgccaattcttatactcaatgccccggccaatgaaggcaagcatgccgtatgccttcttgactaccttctccacctgtgtagcccctttcagtgatctgtggacctgtactcctagatctctttgactttcaatactcctgagggttctaccattcactgtatattccctacctgcattagcccttccaaaatgcattacctcacatttgtccaggttaaactccatctgccatctctccgcccaagtctccagacaatctaaatcctgctgtatcctcagacagtcctcatcgctatccgcaattccaccaacctttgtgtcgtctgcaaacttactaatcagaccagttacattttcctccaaatcatttatatatactacaaagagcaaaggtcccagcactgatccctgtggaacaccactggtcacagccctccaattagaaaagcatccctccattgctaccctctgccttctatggcctagccagttctgtatccaccttgccagttcacccctgatcccgtgtgacttcaccttttgtactagtctaccatgagggaccttgtcaaaggccttactgaagtccatatagacaacatctactgccctacctgcatcaatcatcttagtgacctcctcgaaaaactctatcaagttagtgagacacgacctccccttcacaaaaccgtgctgcctctcactaatacgtccatttgcttccaaatgggagtagatcctgtctcgaagaattctctccagtaatttccctaccactgaagtaaggctcaccggcctgtagttcccgggattatccctgccacccttcttaaacagaggaacaacattggctattctccagtcctccgggacatcccctgaacagaaagattatcatagaatttacagagcagaaggaggccattcagcccatcgagtctgcaccggctcttggaaagagcaccctacccaaggtcaacaccgccaccctatccccataacccagtaaccccacccaacactaagggcaattttggacactaagggcaatttatcatggccaatccacctaacccgcacatctttggatgtgggaggaaaccggagcaccaggaggaaacccacgcacacacagggaggatgtgcagactccgcacagacagtgacccaagccagaatcgaacctgggaccctggagctgtgaagcaattgtgctatccacaaggctaccgtgctgccctcaaagatgtagaaataaaacggatatatcagaaagcatatacagaagaggaatccaagagtataccagagtgttagtaccataaaagtgatgtcttgatgagaaaatggagacctgtacatatgcaggcggatgaaaagtgggcagaagttcatcaagtagtattgccggtagggtatagaagggaggtgttgcgagttgcacatgaggaaccaatgggaggtcatttgggaataaggaaaactcaagctaaaatccagaaacatttttgttggcctggactacataaagatgtaattaaattttgtcaatcttgtcacacatgtcaagtgatagggaaaccccaagcagtgataaaaccagcgcccttaatacccattccaacatttgaggaaccttttacgagggtcctaattgattgtgtagaatcgcttcctaaaacaaaaagtgggaatcaatatcttttgactataatggatgtgtctactaggtttccagaggccattccagtacgtaatattacagctaaaaggattgtggaggagttacttaaattctttactagatatggactacccacagaaattcaatcggatcaaggatcaaattttacttcaaagttattcaaagcagttatggatagcttaggaataaaacaatttaaatcaactgcgtaccatcacgaatcgcagggagcgttagaaaggtggcatcagacattaaagacaatgttgagggcgtattgtcaagattatccagaggattaggataaaggaatcccattcgtattgtttgcaattagggatgcacctaatgagtctaccaaatttagtccttttgaactaatttttggtcatgaggtaagaggaccacttaaattgattaaggaaaaattggtgggtgagaaatcggaaattacactattggattacgtgtcaaattttagggaacgattaaatagagcaggtgaattggttggacaacatttgaaagttgcacaaaatgtgatgaaacgagtagcggacacggaatccaaagttcgtagttttgccagtggggataaagttttagtgttgttaccagtggtaggtgagcctttaaaagctaggttttgtggaccgtatcagattgaaaggaaattaagtgaggtgaattatgtggttaaaaacaccagatagaaggaagactcaccgagtgtgtcatgtgaacatgcttaaaaggtactttgaaaaggaaagagagtaaaaggaggttttaatgattctaactcaaagtgacgaaccaaatccagaataCTGTGAATTTGacctacctcaaattaaattggaaaatgaggctgttcttaaaaattgggatgaattgttaagttaccttccagaggaaaaaaaaactgacctgaaagagttattgatatcacatgggcaagtttgtggagataaattgggaagtactaaaatggctatacatggtgtagatgtgggaaatgctgttccgatcaaacaacatccatatagacttaactctttaaaattggcacaggttaacagagagaatgagagtatgcttaaaaatggcataattgaagtgggttgcagccaatggagctcacccatagtgatggtaccaaaaccagacggtacccaacggttgtgtgtggactattgaaaggtgaaagtagttacaagaacggactcttatcctggcccagcattgggacaatctgcttttatttccaacttccagacatggaaagaacatttaaaacatcgtatggagttcttcgattgacttcaggcggcgggtttggtgatgaacctcgccgaaagtgaatctggagaaacccgaatcactttccttgaggagtctccgataccctcaagacgaagggagacaatgcaatctcttaacatgaatgaatttaatcgaacctttgtgcaaaagttttgtggcatgattactccactgatagacttgctaaagaaacgtcaaaaatttcaatggacagcggactttcaacaggcatttgactgcccgaaagctgtggtaaccaatgctcctgtattggagaattgcaagggtctctgtgatcagattgaactaaagtatctgattctaaagagaattgccgaggagtagaggaatggatggatcgtgcagagactttgttcaaagagactgtcaatcgagaaggttttcgatTGGaggaacactaaataatccttcagttattcttttcaacatccatgagacttaacagctttaaacagaaacacatcaggttcaaGGCTTTACtagtatgagtttaaatcacccaaatgatccagagatagtctttcatggcagagatcacagcagatccagctcactgcaaaacacagacacacacccaagctcttttcctcaaaactgaaacttcaaaatggctgaactgagctcagctccacctactctctgacatcactgttttcttaaaagtacattgcttaaataccatttcttaaaggtactctcacataacagttAATGGATTTCACATATTATCCCttcagcagcgttattgcctctGCATACGGGAGGGTCGTcactgatgaggagaaagactcttgggctcacccgtgcgtggcggatctgcttcttctggaggtctgtgaagtcttcggtgaaggatgcgaggcacgctttgaagcagcttagccagtgctcaaatgtttctgtggtgttggctgcctgtgggtccagctccaagcgatctggcttcagtgatgagttcatctttagacgttcagtgtattaaattgatatgccatcaataaacacacgacgagtgatgaacgtaactgaggctttaatacactaaacagcaagcctcctgcctctggacccgaactgggtcggaggcggagacttgccatctttatacataagcccgaggggtggagccacaggcagagctagCCGGGACaatcccaggcatgtacaacacaacacaatgccatacaatgcaataccgtggtttaccacacaatgtaaacatttttttaaaaacaattcgatCATTGCAGTCTGAAAATGTTGTCTTCACCAGCCAACCACCAGTTAAACACGGGCAGCAAGTAACTTTATCTTTAGGGTGAGAAACACATGGTTGTTTTTTGCTATAGCGGACGGTGCATGCTTTGGTCAGCATGCCTTCGTAGCTGCTGAATTTATCAATTGCACGTTGTTTTTATGCAATCTACACATCCCACACTTCCAACCCGCACAAAACCTTGTTTGGTTTTAAAATGTGGAAATGGCAGGAACACGTAATGTTATGAAGGAAACATCAGGGATTTTCCCTGTAACCCAGAGCCTGCCTTTGTTGGAGGCGGGATCTGGGAGATAACTGCTTTCCAATTTTATACTTACTGTTCAAGATATACACATAGTTCATGCAATATATTGCACAATTAAAAATAAACCAACATACGTAAAAATAAACACAAAAGCGTATGATCTTGCAAACTTTTTAATTGAATGAAGGACTAATGCAAAGAGATATCTTTTGATAAAAAATGTTATTTTGATGAACATCGACTCCAGCTGAATCTCCCTCCGAGGGGTGATGAGCCGGGTGAGGGGTAGAGCAGGAAAGGGGGAGGAGGAAGAAAGCTGAGGGAtgaagagggggaaagagggtaAAAGGAAGGGGGAAATAAGGGGTGGGAAAGAAAAAGGGGAAGGTGGGTAGCAGGgggctgggagagagggggagggatgtaCTGTTGGGAGTGGAGGACAATAGCAGTGAGGGAGGAGTAGGGGATGAtgatgagggttggggtgagggtagaGAATGGTGGGGATGATGGATGGAGGGGTTGGGTGATGATGGGGGTGACAATAGGGGTGGGTAGGGAGATGATAGgttggggaatgggagagtgtgggagtaggAGGGTGGATagtggggagagttaggggatgacGAGGGTTGGGGCGGTGGATCCAGGAGGAGGTGGGGTTTGGAGGATAATGGGGGTTGATAGGGAGGGGGataatgagggtgggggtgattggggaggaggAATGGAGATGGGGTGGTGATGATTTAGGGgcgtggggtggtgaggggatgattGGGGGATGGGGACGACGACGAGGGTTTGGGgttgattggggatggagtggggtgactgggggatggggtggggataaCTGGGGGTTGGGGATGTCTGGGCGGATGGGGTGGGGATGACTCGGGTGGATGGGGATGTCTGGGCGGATGGGGTGGGGATGGATGGCGTGGGGGTGACTGGGGAATGAGGTGGGGGTGACTGGggaatgaggtgagagtgactggggaatgagggggagatgactgggggggttggggtggggatggctgggGCGATGGTGTAGGAATGactggggggatggagtgggggttactgggggaaTTGGGTGGGGATGactgggggttggggatggggatggcTGGGGCGATGGTGTAGGAATGactggggggatggagtgggggtgactgggggaatggggtggggatgACTGGGGGTATGGGTGGGATgactggggggatgggtggggatgtctgggagggtggggtgaggatgacggggggggtggggtggggatgacggggggttggggtggagatgactaggggggtagggtggggtggggatgacTTGGTGGGGGGGAATGTTTGGGGGCGGAGGATGACTGGGGGgtggggataataataataatctttattgtcacaagtaggcttacattaacactgcaatgaagttactgtgaaaagccttagtcaccacactccgacacctattcgggtacacagagtaagaattcagaatgtccaattcacctaatagcacgtccttcgggacaggtgggaggaaaccggagcacccggaggaaacccacgctcacggggagaacgtgcagactccgcagtgacccaagccgggaatcgaacatgagacCCTGGCGGATGGGGATGGCTGTGGGGTGGGGATtgttgagggggtggagtggggtgactGGTGGGTATCACTGGAGATGGGGGTGGACTGGGGATGACTGAGGATGTTTGGGAGGTATATTGGGGGTGGGAATGttttgggggagggtggagtggcagtggctgaggggggggggggtgtttggggggggggggggcggagtggggttgggatgactgggggtggggatggtcCGGGGGGAGGGTCGCTCCGAGCGGAAGCTCCGGCGCTGCCATGTTGTTTGGAGGCGGCTCCGGATGGCGGGGGCCCGGGCTCGGAGGTGAAACAAAAGCGGCTGTGAGAGCTCCCCCCGCGGctccggcctggcctggcctaaattcccccatccaccccctcaaTCTGTCCTCAGAGCCGGGCTGTCCATGCGGCCTCAGCCCCGGGGTCGGCCGAGTTGCAGAGAGAGCTGCTGTTGCTGCTTTTTGAACCGTCCGAGTGCCCATTCTTTATGATTTATTTCTGTGGTCGGTGAGGGGGTGATTTTTTTCCCTGATAATCTGTGAGTGGGGCAGGCGGGCGGCTGCCATGGAAAGAGCTGCCGAGCAGGCCTGGAACAGCTACACCTACCAGGTGAGCCAGCACAGCGCCGACATGCTGAAGAAACTTAACGGCCAGAGGAAGAACGGCGGCCGCTTCTGCGATGTGGTGCTGCGGGTGGGCGACGAGAGCTTCCCCGCTCACAAGGCCGTGCTGGCCGCCTGCAGCGACTACTTCGAGTCGGTGTTCGGCTCGGCCATGGACGAGACGGCAGGCCGCGAGTTGGAGATGCACACCATCAGCGCCAAAGTCTTCAGGGACATCCTGGATTTCGCCTACACGTCCCGCATCGTGGTCAGGCTGGAGAGCTTCCCCGAGCTCATGACGGCCGCCAAGTTCCTGCTCATGAGGTCCGTCATCGAGATCTGCCAGGAGGTCATCAAGCAGTCCAATGTCCAGATCATGGTGCCCCCGGCCAGGGGGGACATGATGCTCTTCCGCCCTGCCAATGTGGACTTCGGCTTTACCCTGGACCTGGCTGCAGCTGCTGCTGCCAACTGCGCCAATGGCAACTTTGTGGGTGAGAATGGGCACTTGCCTGTCGCTGGTGAAGTCAAGGTGGGCAGTCCCGGTGCCCCTGTGGCCACCCTGCCACCCCTGCAAGGCTCCCTGTCCGCCATGGACGGCTTGGTGACCTCACCCACTGCGCCAACCCTCGTGGCTGGTCAGTTCCAGGCCCCGGTGAACTCCATGGGTATCGACCACACCAAGATCGTCAAGAGGGGGCGCGGGCGACCCCGGAAATCATCTTTGCTGGACCTGCCGCTGCTGACGGCCCCGTTGGCAATGAGGGACGAGGGTTTCTACCCCTGCAGCTTCTGTGGGAAAGTGTTCAAGAACGCCAATCGTCTGCTACTCCATGAGGCCCAGCACACCGGACTGAGCATGGAGCTGGGATCGGGGGAAAATCAAATTCCAGGCCTTGGGGACAGTCTGTTGGCATCTTCGAGCGGCCTCGACCTTCCTCGTAAAAGAGGGAGAATGCGGAAAAATGTGGCTTGTGAGCTCTGCGGCAAAGCTTTCAGGGACGTTTACCACTTGAACCGCCACAAACTGTCGCACTCAGGGGAAAAGCCGTTTGAGTGTCCCATCTGCCACCAACGATTTAAGCGGAAGGACCGGATGACTTACCACATTCGATCTCATGACGGAGCGGTGGGGAAACCATACATTTGCATCAGTTGCGGAAAGGGCTTTTCAAGGTGAGTGGAAAGGGTTAATTTCCCCTTAACACTTAATGTGCCCATAAGGAGGATCTCTACCTGGTTGGCACGCACTGTGCAAGTGATGGGTACAAGCCTGACTTGAGAAACAGAAATTTCGGTGAAATTGCAATTCCAAGAGTTTGAAATTTTCAAATGAATTCCACTTGAAATGTGTCAAGCATTCAGCAGTACAGTTATAGTTTCCTGGCCTTCAGGCGCATGCATCTTGAATGTAATGTATAACACTTGGTACAGATCTGGTGGTGGGAACAGTTTCATGCTAATTAAGAAGCATTTTGCAACAGATCTTAATTTTGTCTCTccctcctgcaaccccccccccattatAATGTGTTGGTATCAATGTACCGGCAAACCTGGAGAAAGGACTTATAGAAAAATTGGAAAAAAGAGGAAGTTATGTAAACTCGCAACAGGTTGTTGGTATTTGAATTTGAAAGTCTAGTTTAAACAAGATTGAGGATTCCATTAAAAGAGCATTGGCACCCTATGTGACTGGCACTCAAAGCATTGGACATTCTTGCTGAGGACAGTGTTCCTAAACAGTACTGTTGCTGGCAGGAAGTCTCCCCGTATAGTTTACCATTAAAAATAACAGGTGTACTGTGCTGTTTCAGTTTTCAAACTTTGTACTTTGCTTCCTTGCATGTAGGTAATTGTGTTTTCAATTCTGGATTTAATTTGGGATTAAAAAAGGGGGAAATATTCAATATTTTGTGCCATTAAATTTGTGATCATGTTGAAGGACTTTAACAGGGCTTGTTAGACAAAGAAGCAGCGTGGAGTTAGAGCTCCTATTGTTTTCAAATGACACAAAGTTCGAATCTCTGAACTTGAATTGGGGATTGCAGTAAAATAAGGCAGACTTCATTTCTGAAAATCCGTGCTCTTTATTTATTTTAGCACATAGTTTAACAAAAAGAGCCCTGTTTTCTACCTCTGTTTCCACCATTTTGTGCTAACACTAAcattcacctcccccaacaccccccccccccccccccctctagcccGCCCCCAAGTGTTATCCACAGAGCGTTGGTAGGCACAATCTGTGATTCTCCATTAGCCATCAACAGACTAGGCATGTGTAAGCAGCACTGTTTAGCTCAACTTCTGAattttctctctcatcctctctctctgcctTCAAGATTGCTCAGCTGAGATTTTAGAAACATGTATTTTGCTAGCCTGCATGTTAATGCTTTCTGTTACAATGACCCAGGCCTGCACTCTTTCTTCTGACTTTTTATTATGTTATTTTCCTTCGCTCCCCAAGGGTACGAAGGAGGGTCAGATGGGTGAGCAGTAAACTCCCAGGCTCAACTAAAGGCACCATAAAACTGGTTGCTGGGTGCAAGATATTGGCCATTTAATTGTTTTGTCTCTTCATCCCACCTTGCTCCCCAATAGGCCTCTTACTCCCCGCAGTAAGATGGCTGAGACTTGCAGCTGGCTCTAAAGGAGCTAGGGAACCATACATGAAGCCATTCTGTCATTGGCATgggacattggaagcagttcagagaaggttcactaggtcaaTTTCTGCGATTAAGGGATTGTCTTACAAGGAAAGATTGCGCAGATTGAaccgatactcattggagtttagaagaattggaggtgatcttattgaagcatagaAGATTCAGAGGGTGTTTGATAAGGCAGATGATAGGAGGATGTTTCCCCCTTGTGTCGGAATCTAAactaggggcacagtttaaaaataaggtgtctcccgtttaagatggagatgaggaactAGCTCTTTGAGGGTGGTTAacatttggaattctttaccccagagagcAGAGGATGCTGCGTGATTGAAAATACAGATTTTTTTTATCTTTAAGGGAGTagagggttatagggagaaggcaggaaaatggagttaagaccACAGCCCAATTTGCCATGGTCTTAttgcatggcagagcaggcttgaggggcaaaATGACCAACTCCTGCCCCTATCTTATGTTCTTGGTACTCGTGTTGCACTACTATATTCATTTTACTCCTTATGCTTGATGTATAGTTTTTACCCATATTTCAGATTGAACTAGTGTGACCACTAGGCTTTGATTAATAGTGTCCTGTGGAGTTaaaatcttcagactgtgggaaaaCAGCAGTAACGGTATGGATTTTGAGCTACATTTGTAGACAATGGGTGGAAAGTATGGCCTGCTGGATCTCATGATTGTGTTGCTTGTTGAGAGCACCTAGTATGTCAGAGTGCTCTTACAGGTGTGTTTCTAGTGATTTGAACAATTACGGGATGAGTTAAGATGTAAGCATCGATGCTGGgatggcatttattgtccatccctaattgcccttgagaaggtggtagtgagtccaTGTCATGTAAGaagacccactgtgctgttaggaaggcagttccaggatttgacccaacaacagtgaaggatctGTTATCTAATTCCAAATCAGGAtgctgtgtggtttggaggggaacatgGATGTGATGTAGTCCCATCCATCTGCTGTATTTATTCTTCCAGATGTGAGAGgttacgggtttggaaggtgctattgaagaagccttggtgagtctatgcagttgcatcttgtagatggtgccacctctgggtgaacccaaccattgatcctcttaaggcgaatcttattttctcgagactgagaaacccagccatgtcactaacccaggtctctacactctgtgtgtggggggggctacgAGTCCCTccgcattaataagatccgtctccgggctaccagggaggca is a window from the Scyliorhinus torazame isolate Kashiwa2021f chromosome 1, sScyTor2.1, whole genome shotgun sequence genome containing:
- the LOC140410611 gene encoding POZ (BTB) and AT hook-containing zinc finger 1-like produces the protein MERAAEQAWNSYTYQVSQHSADMLKKLNGQRKNGGRFCDVVLRVGDESFPAHKAVLAACSDYFESVFGSAMDETAGRELEMHTISAKVFRDILDFAYTSRIVVRLESFPELMTAAKFLLMRSVIEICQEVIKQSNVQIMVPPARGDMMLFRPANVDFGFTLDLAAAAAANCANGNFVGENGHLPVAGEVKVGSPGAPVATLPPLQGSLSAMDGLVTSPTAPTLVAGQFQAPVNSMGIDHTKIVKRGRGRPRKSSLLDLPLLTAPLAMRDEGFYPCSFCGKVFKNANRLLLHEAQHTGLSMELGSGENQIPGLGDSLLASSSGLDLPRKRGRMRKNVACELCGKAFRDVYHLNRHKLSHSGEKPFECPICHQRFKRKDRMTYHIRSHDGAVGKPYICISCGKGFSR